In Ignavibacteriota bacterium, the genomic window CTCAGCGCTTCCATAGCCATTTCAGGCAATGTAAGCGGTAAAATTAACTTCAAAGGCGCAAAACCTGCCCCCTCGAAAATAAAAATGTCAAGCGACCAGAAATGCATGAAGGTTCATTCAGGCAAAGATGTCGTTTCCGACCAGGTTGTAGTCAATGCAAACAACACTCTTCGCTGGACGTTCGTCTATGTGAAAAAAGGATTGGAAGGAAAGAAATTTCCTCAACCCAAAAACAAAGCAAGCATTGACCAACAAGGTTGTATGTACTCTCCGCACGTTCTCGGGATGATGGTCAACCAACCATTAGAAATTATCAACAGCGACCCGACGATGCACAACATCCATGCACTTCCGAAAAACAGTCCGCAATTCAATATCGGGCAACCAATCAAAGGACAACGAACAACAAAAACATTTGCCAAAGCAGAAACAATGGTTCGTGTCAAATGCGATGTCCACA contains:
- a CDS encoding carboxypeptidase regulatory-like domain-containing protein, whose amino-acid sequence is MTTSISKFVLLLLLSASIAISGNVSGKINFKGAKPAPSKIKMSSDQKCMKVHSGKDVVSDQVVVNANNTLRWTFVYVKKGLEGKKFPQPKNKASIDQQGCMYSPHVLGMMVNQPLEIINSDPTMHNIHALPKNSPQFNIGQPIKGQRTTKTFAKAETMVRVKCDVHNWMGAWVGVLDHPFFAVSDGDGNFAIKDLPAGDYELEAWHEKFGTKTMKVKVGASDTQTADFTFEGK